The proteins below are encoded in one region of Methanobacterium aggregans:
- a CDS encoding 2-oxoacid:acceptor oxidoreductase subunit alpha — MKTDQFFIQGNEACARGAIKAGCRFFAGYPITPSTEIAEDMAVFLPREGGSFIQMEDEISALGAVIGAVWGGMKAMTATSGPGFSLMMEHMGYAAMTETPIVIVNMQRGSPSTGQPTMASQSDMMQARWGSHGDYEVITLSPSSVQECFDFTVEAFNLAEKYRVPVMVMSDEIVGHMREKITIPEHVDITPRKMPEESPENFLPYRADPTGTSRMPAFGDGYKMHITGLTHDERGYPDASNPKTHSKLVTRLCDKILKNRDEITRIKTTFTDDAEVVVVSYGAPSRSVLTAVKNAREEGIKAGFVKLETVWPFPEEKLIQAVSNAKKILVVEMNLGQVFYEVQRVLRDKEVELLPKIGGEMHLPEEILEKIRSD, encoded by the coding sequence ATGAAGACTGATCAATTCTTTATACAGGGAAATGAGGCCTGTGCCAGGGGTGCCATTAAGGCGGGCTGCAGGTTCTTTGCAGGATACCCAATCACCCCCTCAACTGAAATAGCCGAAGACATGGCAGTTTTCCTCCCACGGGAGGGAGGTTCATTCATACAGATGGAAGACGAAATATCGGCACTTGGTGCTGTTATAGGTGCTGTTTGGGGCGGTATGAAGGCAATGACTGCCACTTCAGGCCCAGGATTCTCCCTGATGATGGAGCATATGGGATACGCAGCCATGACAGAAACACCCATTGTAATCGTGAACATGCAGCGTGGATCACCATCCACTGGCCAGCCAACAATGGCCTCCCAGAGCGACATGATGCAGGCACGCTGGGGATCCCATGGAGACTACGAAGTAATAACTCTTTCACCATCATCTGTCCAGGAATGTTTTGACTTCACAGTTGAAGCATTCAACCTGGCTGAAAAGTACCGTGTACCAGTTATGGTAATGAGCGATGAAATCGTTGGCCATATGAGGGAGAAGATCACCATACCTGAACACGTTGACATCACACCAAGAAAGATGCCTGAAGAATCTCCTGAAAATTTCCTGCCCTACAGGGCGGATCCCACTGGAACTTCAAGAATGCCTGCTTTCGGTGATGGTTACAAGATGCACATAACAGGATTGACCCATGATGAAAGGGGATATCCAGATGCATCCAACCCCAAAACCCATTCAAAACTGGTTACAAGGTTATGTGACAAGATCCTGAAAAACAGGGATGAAATAACCCGGATCAAAACAACCTTCACAGATGATGCAGAGGTTGTGGTTGTATCTTACGGTGCACCATCAAGGTCAGTCCTTACAGCAGTTAAAAATGCAAGAGAAGAGGGTATAAAGGCAGGTTTTGTGAAGCTTGAAACTGTCTGGCCATTCCCTGAAGAAAAACTGATCCAGGCCGTGAGCAATGCCAAAAAAATTTTGGTTGTAGAGATGAACCTTGGACAGGTATTTTACGAGGTTCAAAGGGTTCTCAGGGATAAAGAAGTTGAACTCCTCCCAAAGATCGGTGGAGAAATGCATTTACCTGAGGAAATACTTGAAAAAATAAGATCAGATTGA
- a CDS encoding 4Fe-4S dicluster domain-containing protein yields MITVNENLCKGCNICTEFCPRKVYEQSKTPNKKGVRLPVPVHGERCTRCGTCTLMCPDQAIRVDEEDED; encoded by the coding sequence ATGATAACCGTTAATGAGAACTTATGCAAGGGATGCAATATCTGCACTGAGTTCTGTCCCAGGAAGGTTTATGAGCAGTCAAAAACACCCAATAAAAAGGGTGTGCGCCTGCCAGTACCAGTTCATGGGGAAAGATGCACCAGATGCGGTACTTGCACTCTTATGTGTCCAGATCAAGCAATAAGGGTGGATGAAGAAGATGAAGACTGA
- a CDS encoding DUF4013 domain-containing protein yields the protein MKVGEIVKNSIKYPFSDWKKLLIFGILVMLSSLNYIFESMGVLQSAGITLILLAISGLFGLIFGLFVYGYKIRILKYSLAGFEELPDFNNGFDLFVDGIKIFVVVIGYILPFFLIMIVGGLGLGLTAGIMGNSVVILLGILILIAIFYLIVMLPVFLMALANMAFYDDLGAAFEVREIFKKISNIGWGNLVKLYISAIIIGLIVIIIGAFIVALFSLASLKIVGVLLIQLLIVPYIEIYIYRSAALFYLSESNGYLVCEKCGGYYQLQPGESPEDFSDKCECGGTLKFSEVLSLDEESESEAGSRSGIN from the coding sequence ATGAAGGTTGGGGAAATAGTAAAAAATTCCATTAAATATCCGTTTTCAGATTGGAAGAAGCTTTTGATTTTTGGAATCCTTGTAATGCTGAGTAGTTTAAATTATATTTTTGAATCTATGGGTGTTCTCCAATCTGCAGGTATTACTCTGATCTTATTAGCCATTTCAGGTCTTTTTGGGTTAATATTTGGGTTATTTGTATATGGGTATAAGATCAGAATTCTGAAATATTCTTTAGCTGGTTTTGAAGAACTCCCAGATTTTAACAATGGGTTTGACCTGTTTGTAGATGGTATTAAAATATTTGTGGTTGTTATCGGTTATATCCTTCCTTTTTTCTTGATTATGATAGTTGGTGGATTAGGTTTAGGTTTAACTGCGGGCATTATGGGAAATAGTGTTGTAATACTCCTTGGAATTTTGATTTTAATTGCAATTTTTTACTTGATTGTAATGCTTCCGGTATTTTTAATGGCATTGGCAAATATGGCATTTTATGATGATCTTGGGGCAGCATTTGAAGTCCGCGAAATATTCAAGAAGATCTCTAATATTGGATGGGGTAACCTTGTAAAATTGTATATAAGTGCCATAATCATTGGTTTAATTGTTATAATTATAGGAGCTTTCATTGTAGCCCTTTTCAGTTTAGCTTCGCTTAAAATTGTAGGGGTTCTGTTAATCCAATTGCTCATAGTTCCCTACATAGAGATCTACATCTACAGATCCGCAGCATTATTCTATCTATCTGAAAGCAATGGATATTTAGTCTGTGAGAAATGTGGAGGATACTACCAGTTACAGCCTGGGGAGTCTCCTGAGGATTTCAGTGATAAGTGTGAGTGTGGAGGCACTTTAAAATTTAGTGAGGTTTTGTCACTGGATGAAGAATCAGAATCTGAGGCTGGTTCAAGGTCTGGGATAAACTAA
- a CDS encoding dihydroneopterin aldolase family protein — protein sequence MDVDSEYFSNISERERAIFEGAITMGALFHQFVGTPVSIKSAESLERSIKGAMELQPCIEKLEVTIDRNTLHAVENEYDYISLTGEMLDVKVSSVYGGKRVTVRLRYVEELNYPLMYIEKIEE from the coding sequence GTGGATGTGGATTCAGAGTACTTCAGTAATATTTCAGAAAGGGAAAGGGCAATATTTGAAGGTGCAATAACCATGGGTGCACTTTTTCATCAGTTCGTTGGAACCCCAGTCAGTATCAAAAGTGCTGAATCCCTTGAAAGATCCATAAAGGGTGCAATGGAACTCCAGCCATGTATAGAAAAACTGGAGGTTACCATAGACAGGAACACACTCCACGCCGTTGAAAATGAATATGATTACATCTCCCTCACAGGTGAAATGTTGGATGTTAAGGTTTCATCAGTCTATGGTGGTAAAAGGGTAACTGTGAGGTTGAGGTATGTTGAAGAGCTTAACTATCCCCTTATGTACATAGAAAAGATCGAAGAATAA
- a CDS encoding class E sortase: MSFILITMKISTIFVVLGLLIISFYCIVEVNYYASAQEVTKNISDTPYLEISKIGVDQAINNKSINYGVYHEPASSKPGYGTVVLFGHRTLHGSPFLRLNELKAGDNITLEWPGIGNVEYTVINSTIVPASYRLSVEQGKVLFLITCYPLGSSAQRLVIEAKQGKIYPIQEKTEKKPPNNPEYAFIIMAGFFAVGTILSYLYPVKEDKILIFAATVLFTLLLVVGYFYQPLPDAVGSGLSWMNSLLGV, translated from the coding sequence ATGAGTTTCATATTAATAACCATGAAAATTTCAACCATCTTCGTGGTGCTGGGTCTGCTCATAATTTCATTCTACTGCATCGTGGAAGTTAATTACTATGCATCTGCCCAGGAGGTAACCAAGAACATCTCAGACACTCCTTACCTTGAAATATCTAAAATAGGTGTTGATCAGGCCATAAACAATAAATCCATTAATTATGGTGTTTACCATGAACCTGCATCTTCCAAACCAGGCTATGGAACGGTTGTTCTTTTTGGTCACAGGACCCTTCATGGGTCCCCGTTTCTCAGGCTCAACGAGCTTAAGGCAGGAGACAACATAACCCTTGAATGGCCGGGGATAGGTAACGTGGAGTACACTGTTATCAACTCAACAATAGTTCCAGCTTCCTACAGATTATCCGTGGAACAGGGAAAAGTGCTGTTCCTTATAACATGTTATCCCCTGGGATCATCAGCTCAAAGGCTGGTGATAGAGGCGAAACAGGGTAAGATATATCCAATACAGGAGAAGACCGAGAAAAAACCCCCGAACAACCCTGAATATGCATTCATTATAATGGCTGGTTTTTTTGCGGTTGGAACGATACTGAGCTATTTATATCCTGTTAAAGAGGATAAGATCCTGATATTTGCAGCAACAGTTCTATTCACATTGCTCCTTGTGGTAGGATACTTCTATCAACCCCTTCCAGATGCTGTTGGATCAGGATTGTCATGGATGAACAGTTTATTAGGTGTTTAG
- a CDS encoding DUF515 domain-containing protein — protein MLDKILGKKDKDKKEAPDLRKNGKKSESDMGGRLKDMVGKVSGNNGKGKETGDLGEKSSNNKKIPKPMPRPKTKPLDSKPRLRPPEKKAKGLGGLGGGGGFGKKLPDDDQKTLVGAAVFGVILIVIAVVGYYFLFYAPYQDTLNDAKMQKYNEINSYFKGGLASDPKKQILLAEIDSGVTPDQVLAVDVLGPATTSWRTYQTQQINNKKDTYKRVMITYDTGNQSSDNQKDLMMKVDAAQQIVNSADASVLSNMDVETPDTVAVPILVSRLQAAGGLVTVGNTVDVYLRTNASSGGNTTNTSTTPNISGATVLAILRATDSGTIDANLTQAQLQAKYAASMAASASANTNSTSGSGSAYGSSAGSGSGYSKSVQVTNVEELLKAAASRTWNQGQVSSLLTSYGWRLADFERVSNLGELDAQYMILLEVPRDDAPFLIQNMDSAMLTVPTQSAPTWMISELKTIYN, from the coding sequence ATGTTAGATAAAATACTAGGAAAAAAGGATAAAGATAAAAAAGAAGCCCCTGATCTCCGTAAAAATGGAAAAAAGTCCGAGTCAGACATGGGGGGACGACTCAAGGACATGGTGGGTAAAGTATCAGGGAACAATGGAAAAGGTAAGGAAACAGGTGATTTGGGTGAAAAATCTTCTAACAACAAAAAAATACCCAAACCCATGCCCAGACCTAAAACGAAGCCTCTGGACTCTAAACCTAGGTTGAGACCTCCTGAGAAAAAAGCTAAAGGTTTAGGAGGTTTAGGTGGGGGTGGTGGCTTTGGAAAGAAACTTCCCGATGATGACCAGAAAACATTGGTTGGTGCGGCTGTCTTTGGTGTTATACTCATAGTTATTGCTGTAGTAGGTTACTACTTCCTGTTCTATGCACCGTATCAAGATACACTTAACGATGCCAAAATGCAGAAGTACAATGAGATTAATTCCTATTTCAAAGGAGGTTTAGCATCTGATCCAAAGAAACAAATACTACTAGCTGAGATCGATAGTGGTGTTACTCCGGATCAGGTACTGGCAGTGGATGTTCTTGGACCTGCAACAACGTCATGGAGAACGTATCAAACCCAGCAGATCAACAACAAGAAGGACACCTACAAGAGGGTGATGATAACCTATGATACTGGAAATCAAAGTTCTGACAATCAAAAGGATTTGATGATGAAGGTTGATGCGGCCCAGCAAATTGTTAACAGCGCCGATGCAAGTGTTCTGTCCAACATGGATGTTGAAACACCAGACACTGTTGCAGTTCCAATACTGGTATCCAGACTCCAGGCTGCTGGGGGATTGGTCACTGTGGGAAACACAGTTGATGTGTACCTTAGAACCAATGCTTCAAGTGGTGGAAATACTACCAATACGAGTACAACTCCTAACATCAGTGGAGCAACAGTCCTGGCAATTTTAAGGGCAACGGATAGTGGAACTATAGATGCCAACTTAACACAGGCACAGTTACAGGCAAAATATGCAGCATCAATGGCAGCATCTGCATCTGCGAACACTAACTCCACTTCAGGATCAGGATCCGCATATGGTTCTTCAGCTGGATCAGGATCTGGATACTCCAAATCTGTTCAGGTAACCAATGTTGAAGAGCTTTTAAAGGCTGCAGCATCTAGAACATGGAACCAAGGTCAGGTTAGTTCACTCCTAACTTCCTATGGATGGAGACTTGCTGACTTTGAAAGGGTGTCAAACCTGGGAGAGCTTGATGCTCAGTACATGATACTCTTGGAGGTTCCAAGGGATGATGCTCCGTTCTTAATACAGAACATGGATAGTGCAATGCTCACTGTTCCAACACAATCAGCTCCAACATGGATGATCAGTGAACTCAAAACCATCTACAATTGA
- a CDS encoding archaetidylserine synthase codes for MNMKDFISYADLVSLGNASFGFLSIIMIMTGNLVLAAKFMLIAVIFDSLDGWVARHTKRVDEFGFGKNIDSLADVISFGVAPGMLLYSACVTYSVPYINILVALLIVICGILRLARFNVLADLTTDSSGDKFVGLPIPSTALILGSFYISGIFQMDLALVMMMVVSVFMISTVEYPKFKGTLVVALGSILIISTCMPQNILSIIAYIPAKLLFIVAVAYLLTVPFMDLYANLRRSGPKC; via the coding sequence ATGAATATGAAAGATTTTATTTCTTATGCAGATTTGGTTTCTCTTGGAAATGCTTCTTTTGGATTTTTATCCATTATAATGATTATGACTGGGAATCTAGTTCTTGCGGCAAAGTTTATGCTCATTGCAGTAATATTTGACTCTTTAGATGGTTGGGTTGCCAGGCATACAAAAAGGGTTGATGAGTTTGGGTTTGGAAAAAATATTGACTCACTGGCAGATGTAATATCCTTTGGTGTTGCACCCGGAATGCTTTTGTATTCGGCATGCGTAACATATTCGGTACCATACATTAATATACTAGTAGCTCTCCTAATAGTTATATGTGGGATATTAAGACTTGCAAGGTTCAATGTACTTGCAGATTTAACTACAGATTCAAGTGGGGATAAATTCGTTGGCCTACCTATACCATCGACAGCACTAATTCTTGGATCATTTTATATCTCAGGAATCTTCCAGATGGACTTGGCACTGGTCATGATGATGGTGGTATCTGTGTTCATGATAAGTACAGTTGAGTATCCAAAATTTAAAGGTACACTGGTTGTTGCATTAGGTAGCATCTTGATAATTTCAACATGTATGCCCCAAAATATTCTTTCCATAATCGCGTATATTCCTGCAAAACTTTTATTCATCGTTGCAGTAGCATATTTATTAACAGTGCCGTTTATGGATTTATACGCCAATCTTCGTAGAAGTGGTCCAAAATGTTAG
- a CDS encoding archaetidylserine decarboxylase, whose translation MFVKGTYKKVGILLTIAVLPFLFGYVIVTFILFSAIAFLMQFFRDPKRKIPSDEGVVVAPADGRILTGRIDKVEVVGCDYPLMEHLLDEGERGIRISTFMSPFDVHVQRAPISGEVVKTKYCPGKFKMAWKNVEKENEKNLIVIDSDYGKVGVIQIAGFIARRIVQYVQVGDKLEIGDKLGMIRFGSRVDLIVPHEKFEVRVAEGQKPKAGETIMAELVEKVMMELNEKPEKITPEMN comes from the coding sequence ATGTTTGTGAAAGGAACCTATAAAAAAGTGGGAATATTATTAACAATAGCAGTTTTACCCTTCTTATTTGGCTACGTTATTGTGACTTTCATCTTGTTTTCAGCCATAGCATTTTTAATGCAGTTTTTCAGAGATCCAAAGAGAAAAATACCTTCTGATGAGGGTGTTGTTGTTGCACCTGCAGATGGAAGGATATTAACAGGACGCATAGATAAGGTAGAAGTGGTTGGTTGTGATTATCCTCTCATGGAACATCTTTTAGATGAAGGGGAGAGGGGAATTCGTATAAGTACATTCATGTCCCCCTTTGATGTTCATGTACAGCGGGCACCAATTTCAGGTGAAGTTGTAAAAACCAAGTACTGCCCTGGAAAATTTAAGATGGCATGGAAGAACGTTGAAAAGGAAAACGAAAAAAACTTAATAGTAATAGATTCAGATTATGGGAAAGTGGGAGTAATCCAGATAGCAGGTTTTATAGCCCGAAGAATAGTTCAGTATGTTCAAGTGGGCGATAAACTTGAAATAGGAGACAAACTGGGCATGATAAGATTTGGTTCCAGGGTAGACCTCATAGTGCCCCATGAAAAATTTGAGGTTAGGGTGGCTGAAGGTCAGAAACCCAAGGCTGGAGAAACCATCATGGCGGAACTCGTTGAAAAGGTCATGATGGAATTAAATGAAAAACCAGAAAAAATAACTCCTGAAATGAATTAA